From Burkholderia cenocepacia, the proteins below share one genomic window:
- the soxC gene encoding sulfite dehydrogenase, protein MTDSRFPPRAPRSGRRAALRQLAGGWAAAMLPAGGALASEPLDVPPWTRTPGAPLLSPPYGVPGQHERDVIRRSARTPALPGSGSSMTPLADLFGDITPNGLVYERHHAGVPDIDAQRHRVVVHGLVREPRVFTLDDLLRFPSESRIHFLECSGNTGSEWNGPSGLPVQFTHGLLSCCEWTGVRLSTLLDETGIDADARWLLAEGADGAAMTRSLPLDRILERALVVYAQNGERLRPENGYPVRLIVPGFEGNTNIKWLRRLKLVRAPEMTREETSKYTNLLPDGCARQFVFEMDAKSVITRPSAGHRLAAHGYYPISGYAWSGRGRIRAVDVSTDGGRTWRPARLAGDVRDRALTRFEADWVWRGEPADLQSRATDETGYVQPTRDALVAARGLNSQYHYNGIQNWRVGTDGEVRNA, encoded by the coding sequence ATGACCGATTCCCGTTTTCCTCCCCGTGCGCCGCGCTCCGGCCGGCGTGCGGCGCTGCGCCAGCTCGCCGGCGGCTGGGCAGCCGCGATGCTGCCCGCCGGCGGTGCGCTCGCGAGCGAGCCGCTCGACGTGCCGCCGTGGACGCGCACGCCCGGTGCGCCGCTGCTGTCGCCACCCTACGGCGTGCCGGGGCAGCACGAGCGCGACGTGATTCGCCGCAGCGCCCGCACGCCGGCGCTGCCCGGTTCCGGCTCGTCGATGACGCCGCTCGCCGACCTGTTCGGCGACATCACGCCGAACGGGCTCGTCTATGAGCGTCATCACGCGGGCGTGCCGGACATCGATGCGCAACGCCATCGCGTCGTCGTGCACGGCCTGGTGCGCGAGCCGCGCGTCTTCACGCTCGACGACCTGCTGCGCTTTCCGTCCGAATCGCGCATTCACTTCCTCGAATGCTCGGGCAACACGGGCAGCGAATGGAACGGCCCGAGCGGGCTGCCGGTTCAGTTCACGCACGGGTTGCTGTCGTGCTGCGAATGGACCGGCGTCCGGCTGTCGACGCTGCTCGACGAGACAGGCATCGACGCCGACGCACGCTGGCTGCTCGCCGAAGGCGCGGACGGCGCGGCGATGACGCGCAGCCTGCCGCTCGACCGGATTCTCGAGCGCGCGCTGGTCGTCTATGCGCAGAACGGCGAACGGCTGCGCCCGGAGAACGGCTACCCGGTGCGGCTGATCGTGCCGGGTTTCGAAGGCAACACGAACATCAAGTGGCTGCGGCGGCTGAAGCTGGTGCGGGCGCCGGAGATGACGCGCGAGGAAACGTCGAAATACACGAATCTGCTGCCGGATGGCTGCGCGCGCCAGTTCGTGTTCGAGATGGACGCGAAGTCGGTCATCACGCGGCCGTCGGCCGGCCATCGGCTCGCCGCGCACGGCTACTACCCGATCAGCGGCTACGCGTGGTCGGGCCGCGGCCGGATTCGCGCCGTCGACGTGTCGACCGACGGCGGCCGCACGTGGCGACCGGCGCGGCTCGCCGGCGACGTACGCGATCGTGCGCTGACGCGCTTCGAAGCCGACTGGGTGTGGCGCGGCGAGCCGGCCGACCTGCAAAGCCGGGCGACCGACGAGACCGGCTACGTGCAGCCGACCCGCGACGCGCTCGTCGCCGCGCGTGGCCTGAACTCGCAGTATCACTACAACGGCATCCAGAACTGGCGCGTCGGCACGGACGGCGAGGTGCGCAATGCGTAA
- a CDS encoding porin has product MIKKTVVLGLVSIGSVSAQAQSSVTLYGVVDAGIAYTNNQGGASNIQQTSGKLSGSRWGLKGAEDLGGGLQAVFTLESGFRPSDGGLGQGGRLFGRSAYVGLGQKGLGTLTFGRQYEPITDLVAQYSGAGFWSPATHVGDNDNLNQSFRLNNAVKFRSDTIAGFTADLLYAFSNQANGGTGTGFSNNNAWGASANYVNGPLSIGGGYVRFNHPNAASNTSGAVGGATSTTGNDYSGAFFYGLNGGVLKQQIGAVGANYALGPATLGFAWSHTQLNYLDGSSRKFNNYDVNARYQITPATTLIGVYTFTDGRASGLPGTSGQTLKPRWHQFTLGFDYALSKRTDIYVSGIYQLAAGDASTATSGGYRKIAAISNIGSASSTNRQLAFVSGLRVKF; this is encoded by the coding sequence ATGATCAAAAAAACGGTGGTACTGGGTTTGGTGTCGATCGGTTCGGTCAGCGCGCAGGCGCAGAGTTCGGTGACGTTGTACGGCGTGGTCGACGCCGGCATCGCGTACACGAACAACCAGGGCGGCGCGAGCAACATCCAGCAGACGAGCGGCAAGCTGAGCGGCAGCCGCTGGGGCCTGAAAGGCGCGGAAGATCTCGGCGGCGGCCTGCAGGCGGTCTTCACGCTGGAAAGCGGTTTCCGGCCGAGCGACGGCGGGCTCGGCCAGGGCGGCCGCCTGTTCGGCCGGTCCGCGTACGTGGGCCTCGGCCAGAAAGGCCTCGGCACGCTGACGTTCGGCCGTCAGTACGAGCCGATCACCGATCTCGTCGCGCAGTATTCGGGAGCGGGTTTCTGGTCGCCTGCCACGCACGTGGGCGACAACGACAACCTGAACCAGAGCTTCCGGTTGAACAACGCGGTGAAGTTCCGCAGCGACACGATCGCCGGCTTCACGGCCGATCTGCTCTATGCATTCAGCAACCAGGCCAATGGCGGCACGGGCACCGGGTTCTCGAACAACAACGCGTGGGGCGCATCGGCGAACTACGTGAACGGCCCGCTGTCGATCGGCGGCGGCTATGTGCGGTTCAATCATCCGAATGCGGCGTCGAACACCAGCGGCGCGGTGGGCGGCGCGACCTCGACCACCGGCAACGACTACAGCGGCGCATTCTTCTACGGGCTGAACGGCGGCGTACTGAAGCAGCAGATCGGCGCGGTGGGCGCGAACTACGCGCTCGGCCCCGCGACGCTCGGCTTCGCATGGAGCCACACGCAGCTCAACTATCTCGACGGCTCGTCGCGCAAGTTCAACAACTACGACGTGAACGCGCGCTACCAGATCACGCCGGCGACGACGCTGATCGGCGTCTATACGTTTACCGACGGGCGCGCGAGCGGCCTGCCGGGCACGAGCGGCCAGACGCTGAAGCCGCGCTGGCACCAGTTCACGCTCGGGTTCGACTATGCGCTGTCGAAGCGCACCGATATCTACGTGTCGGGCATCTACCAGCTCGCGGCCGGCGATGCGAGCACCGCGACGTCGGGCGGCTATCGCAAGATCGCGGCGATCTCGAACATCGGCAGCGCGTCGTCGACGAACCGCCAGCTTGCGTTCGTCAGCGGGCTGCGCGTGAAGTTCTGA
- a CDS encoding DUF3088 domain-containing protein, giving the protein MSRDVLFLLEPGFADPKHPGRRFVCPHGLPIEGLLASAPDLAARLDVKRVGFERPRPAVIDALDDAHQGLPVLVLGRDQPAPDDAQTLGDVRFVTDARRILELLAERHGFPALH; this is encoded by the coding sequence ATGAGTCGCGATGTACTGTTTCTGCTGGAACCGGGCTTTGCCGATCCGAAGCATCCGGGCCGGCGCTTCGTCTGTCCGCATGGCTTGCCGATCGAGGGGTTGTTGGCGAGCGCACCGGATCTCGCCGCGCGCCTCGACGTGAAGCGCGTCGGCTTCGAGCGGCCGCGGCCGGCGGTGATCGACGCGCTCGACGACGCCCACCAGGGCCTGCCGGTGCTCGTGCTGGGCCGCGACCAGCCCGCGCCGGACGACGCGCAGACGCTCGGCGACGTGCGCTTCGTCACCGACGCGCGCCGCATCCTCGAACTGCTGGCCGAACGCCACGGTTTCCCGGCGCTGCATTGA
- a CDS encoding ABC transporter substrate-binding protein codes for MSSMSAARRRLLLAGAAIAAHPLAAFAAPAADADLAGTTLRVATYKGGWRALLQAAGLADTPYRIDWRELNNGVLHIEALNADALDIGSGSEIPAVFAARQKANVRFISRVREDLNNQVTLARKDTSIRSIADLKGKRVGYVRATTSHYFLYRQLAEAGLTFDDIQPINLSPTDGLSAYDRGDIDAWAIYGYNGQLARNRYDARVLKTGKGYLSGNFPVYANPRTLDDARRRAATGDLLLRFRRAYAWANGHFRDYALAQNRETRVPVADLVAMFDQRSEDFALLPVTPDVVAQHQQVADVFARIGVLDGPAHVAPFWDTSFNSVVAAG; via the coding sequence ATGTCGTCAATGTCGGCGGCACGTCGCCGCCTGCTGCTTGCCGGCGCCGCCATCGCGGCGCACCCATTGGCCGCGTTCGCCGCGCCGGCCGCCGACGCCGATCTGGCCGGCACGACGTTGCGCGTCGCGACCTACAAGGGAGGTTGGCGCGCGCTGTTGCAGGCGGCCGGGCTCGCCGACACGCCGTACCGGATCGACTGGCGCGAACTGAACAACGGCGTGCTGCATATCGAGGCGCTCAATGCGGACGCGCTCGATATCGGTTCGGGTAGCGAAATTCCGGCCGTGTTCGCCGCGCGCCAGAAAGCCAACGTGCGATTCATCTCGCGCGTGCGCGAAGACCTGAACAACCAGGTCACGCTCGCGCGCAAGGACACGTCGATCCGCAGCATCGCGGACCTGAAGGGCAAGCGCGTCGGCTACGTGCGCGCGACGACGTCGCACTATTTCCTGTATCGACAGCTGGCGGAAGCCGGCCTGACCTTCGACGACATCCAGCCGATCAACCTGTCGCCGACCGACGGGCTGTCCGCGTACGATCGCGGCGACATCGATGCGTGGGCGATCTACGGCTACAACGGCCAGCTCGCGCGCAATCGTTACGACGCCCGTGTGCTGAAGACGGGGAAGGGGTATCTGTCGGGCAATTTTCCGGTGTACGCGAATCCGCGCACACTCGACGATGCGCGTCGCCGCGCGGCGACGGGCGATCTGCTGCTGCGGTTTCGACGTGCGTATGCGTGGGCGAACGGGCATTTCCGCGACTATGCGCTCGCGCAGAATCGCGAGACGCGTGTGCCGGTTGCCGATCTCGTCGCGATGTTCGACCAGCGCAGCGAAGACTTCGCGCTGTTGCCGGTGACGCCCGACGTGGTCGCGCAGCACCAGCAGGTCGCGGACGTGTTTGCCCGCATCGGCGTGCTGGACGGGCCGGCCCATGTCGCGCCGTTCTGGGACACGTCGTTCAATTCGGTGGTTGCGGCGGGGTGA